One window from the genome of Asterias amurensis chromosome 12, ASM3211899v1 encodes:
- the LOC139945106 gene encoding cholinesterase-like, producing MSICKTVIMNSEISFALVLGFLSFVASQDAGTNGPVERISTGQILGKRMDVLGKTVDAFLGVPYGKAPVGDLRFKSPQPREPWDGTYNATTHGFGCFQVPDESYPGFPGSEMWNPNVRLEEDCLNLNVWVPYPRPINSSVLLWIFGGSFITGVDSLDVYDGKTLAAEEGIIVVSMNYRLGPLGFLAMDDSSAPGNMGLRDQALSMQWVQDNIHVFGGNPKEVTLFGESAGAASIGLHMVSPESMHLFKRAALESASATVPWGYDTMEEGIERGMLLADALQCTEDTNGVTLSTSQVIDCLRNRDVVEILTYQWVTSDYLDFPFVPVIDGTFLTERPESALSRGAVKDCEMLIGSNTNEGTFFLIYEVPGFSKDTESLLSKEEFVDALKYAFSQANSFGLNALMFEYTPWLSPDDGALLRDAIDMATGDFNFICPTYEMAVGYARASKPVYYYRFTERASNNPWPEWMGVLHADEIAYIFGLPLHPENGFNEEEKRLSRMMMGYWANFARTGNPNGAFPADTEGSWPLYTAEGQEYFTLDKSIVDGDTIVGRGPFAQRCAFWRQYFPTLITQTGDISEAERKWKQQFDDWSTKYMVNWKAEFDKYVNGNQCGDD from the exons ATGTCCATCTGCAAGACAGTGATCATGAATTCCGAGATCAGTTTCGCCCTTGTTTTGGGTTTTCTGTCCTTCGTAGCCTCACAAGATGCTGGAACCAACGGCCCAGTAGAAAGGATCTCGACGGGGCAGATCCTCGGTAAACGCATGGACGTACTCGGGAAGACCGTGGACGCTTTCTTGGGCGTGCCGTACGGTAAAGCCCCAGTAGGTGATTTACGCTTCAAAAGCCCACAACCCCGGGAGCCGTGGGACGGTACCTACAATGCAACCACGCACGGATTCGGATGCTTCCAGGTACCAGACGAATCCTACCCGGGTTTCCCTGGGTCGGAGATGTGGAACCCAAACGTCAGACTGGAAGAGGACTGCCTGAATCTTAACGTCTGGGTACCGTACCCAAGACCGATTAACAGCTCAGTATTACTCTGGATATTCGGCGGGTCCTTTATAACTGGAGTAGACTCACTGGATGTTTACGACGGGAAAACGCTGGCAGCAGAAGAGGGGATTATTGTGGTGTCAATGAACTACCGACTTGGACCACTTGGATTCCTCGCAATGGACGACTCAAGCGCACCTGGGAACATGGGGTTGAGAGATCAGGCCCTGTCTATGCAATGGGTACAAGACAATATCCATGTCTTCGGTGGAAACCCCAAGGAGGTGACGCTGTTTGGGGAGAGTGCTGGAGCAGCAAGTATTGGGCTTCATATGGTATCCCCGGAAAGCATGCATCTGTTTAAAAGAGCGGCTCTCGAGAGTGCGTCAGCGACTGTCCCATGGGGGTATGACACCATGGAAGAGGGGATAGAAAGGGGGATGCTGCTAGCTGACGCACTACAGTGTACTGAGGACACCAATGGGGTTACACTCTCCACCTCGCAAGTTATTGACTGCCTGCGCAATAGGGATGTCGTGGAGATCTTGACCTATCAATGGGTTACATCAGACTATCTGGATTTTCCCTTCGTGCCGGTTATTGACGGTACTTTCTTGACTGAACGCCCGGAGTCGGCATTGAGCCGGGGTGCTGTTAAAGACTGCGAGATGCTGATTGGTAGTAACACAAACGAAGGGACATTCTTCCTTATCTACGAAGTGCCCGGTTTCAGCAAGGATACGGAAAGTCTACTGAGCAAAGAGGAGTTTGTTGATGCCTTGAAATATGCTTTTTCACAGGCCAACTCATTCGGGCTGAACGCGCTCATGTTCGAGTACACCCCGTGGCTGTCCCCCGACGACGGAGCACTTCTGAGGGATGCAATTGACATGGCAACTGGGGATTTTAACTTCATTTGTCCCACGTATGAAATGGCCGTCGGGTATGCCAGAGCCAGCAAGCCGGTGTACTATTATAGGTTCACGGAACGGGCGTCGAATAACCCCTGGCCCGAGTGGATGGGTGTCCTCCATGCCGATGAGATTGCTTACATCTTCGGTCTTCCCCTTCACCCTGAGAACGGTTTCAATGAAGAGGAGAAACGACTGAGTAGGATGATGATGGGATACTGGGCGAACTTTGCAAGAACTGG GAATCCAAACGGCGCTTTCCCGGCTGACACAGAAGGAAGCTGGCCTCTCTATACCGCTGAGGGCCAGGAATATTTCACGCTGGACAAATCGATCGTGGATGGGGACACCATAGTTGGGCGTGGGCCGTTTGCCCAACGATGTGCATTCTGGAGGCAGTATTTCCCAACACTCATCACACAAACAG GTGACATCAGTGAGGCAGAAAGAAAATGGAAACAGCAATTCGACGATTGGAGCACCAAGTACATGGTCAACTGGAAAGCGGAATTTGACAAATACGTAAACGGAAACCAGTGCGGGGACGATTAG